The candidate division KSB1 bacterium genome window below encodes:
- a CDS encoding tetratricopeptide repeat protein — MPNENETDAEFLEEFFEKNPESVIFARLADTYLKMDKLDIATELCEDGIKKHPYYTTGHFILGKCYLAKKKYELAEKEFKRVLLFDPKFLAAHKYYGDLMKEIGWENTCETSYKKILQIDPLDEVARSLSGEYILEGTETETEEHESGTEDQEDSFESQLAETKVGVDLMEPMPISPEEEDMLFEREDEVQADTEHKISAIEDQVTQLDDEKAEEFSYILDDIFKDEVVEEDKEESPMSLDDESSEEEAIVEFEDDPESYLAQLRIEEEETPKPEIEPDLDLDEFKGSRFTPDSQSGIGDSVRQFDSSDFQEPSFKKPEPAEKAPAPRPNRSRKARGDKIVTPTLGEIYATQGQYTKAIDVFETLLKKHPENDFYLKKINHLKKKLAEAKDVS, encoded by the coding sequence ATGCCAAATGAAAATGAAACAGATGCCGAGTTTTTAGAAGAATTTTTTGAGAAGAATCCTGAATCCGTCATTTTTGCCCGCCTAGCAGACACTTATCTGAAAATGGATAAATTAGACATTGCGACCGAGCTTTGTGAAGATGGGATCAAGAAGCACCCATATTATACCACCGGCCATTTTATTCTCGGCAAATGTTATCTCGCTAAAAAGAAATACGAGCTTGCTGAAAAAGAATTTAAGCGCGTCCTTTTATTCGATCCAAAATTTCTTGCCGCTCATAAATATTACGGCGATTTGATGAAAGAAATTGGCTGGGAAAATACCTGCGAAACCAGCTACAAGAAAATTCTACAGATTGATCCCCTCGATGAAGTGGCTCGCAGCCTGTCCGGAGAATATATTCTTGAGGGGACAGAAACGGAGACGGAAGAGCACGAGTCAGGGACGGAAGATCAGGAGGATTCTTTTGAATCACAGTTGGCCGAGACGAAGGTCGGAGTAGATCTAATGGAACCCATGCCGATAAGTCCCGAAGAAGAAGATATGTTGTTCGAGAGAGAGGACGAAGTTCAAGCAGATACCGAGCATAAAATATCTGCAATTGAGGATCAAGTTACCCAACTCGACGACGAGAAAGCTGAAGAATTTTCATACATATTGGATGATATCTTCAAGGATGAAGTGGTTGAAGAAGACAAAGAGGAGTCGCCAATGAGCCTCGATGATGAATCTTCAGAGGAGGAAGCCATCGTCGAATTTGAAGATGATCCGGAAAGCTACCTGGCTCAATTGCGAATAGAAGAAGAGGAGACACCGAAACCTGAGATTGAACCTGATTTAGATTTAGATGAATTTAAGGGTTCCCGCTTCACACCTGATTCTCAATCGGGTATAGGAGACTCTGTCCGGCAGTTCGATTCTTCTGATTTTCAAGAACCGAGTTTTAAAAAACCTGAACCAGCAGAAAAAGCACCGGCCCCGAGGCCTAACAGAAGCCGGAAAGCTCGCGGTGATAAAATAGTTACTCCCACTTTAGGTGAAATCTATGCCACCCAGGGGCAGTACACTAAAGCGATCGATGTTTTTGAAACCTTATTGAAGAAGCATCCTGAAAACGATTTTTATCTAAAAAAGATAAATCATTTGAAAAAGAAGTTAGCTGAAGCCAAGGATGTATCTTAG
- a CDS encoding sigma-54-dependent Fis family transcriptional regulator — MDDNFGIIGQSPSIQQILLTIKQVAPTDISVLIMGESGTGKELVAQAIHAQSRRKDKPLVVVNCGAIPEGILESELFGHEKGAFTGAIGARKGYFELADTGTIFLDEIGEMPLATQVKLLRILENKDFMRVGGVRVHNVDVRVIAATNKDLGKAVKTGEFRDDLYYRLNAFHVRISPLRERREDIQLLVRKISSEFCKQNHIEFDGFTGTALRMIENHAWPGNVRELKNLVESIIILEKGKKVDESALAKYFKFDNNVGRNLPVPTHRSSEQVEREFIYRALMDLKSEITKLREDLYQSNYSDSRPKSLPVYSEVLPRESETVGENENSEEFNLDESSLNEVERYKINHALEKFNGSKRKAARSLGISERTLYRKIKEYELPF, encoded by the coding sequence ATGGATGATAATTTTGGCATAATCGGGCAGTCCCCTTCGATTCAGCAAATTCTGCTGACGATCAAGCAGGTTGCACCCACCGATATTTCCGTTCTTATTATGGGAGAGAGCGGAACAGGAAAAGAGTTGGTCGCCCAGGCGATTCACGCCCAAAGCCGTCGTAAAGATAAGCCTCTCGTGGTTGTGAATTGCGGCGCCATTCCGGAAGGAATTTTAGAGTCTGAACTTTTTGGTCACGAGAAAGGCGCTTTTACCGGGGCAATCGGCGCGCGAAAAGGCTACTTTGAGTTGGCGGATACCGGCACCATATTTTTAGACGAAATTGGCGAGATGCCTCTCGCGACCCAGGTTAAGTTGCTGCGCATTCTTGAAAATAAGGACTTTATGCGGGTTGGCGGTGTGCGCGTTCACAACGTCGATGTACGAGTGATTGCAGCCACAAACAAGGATCTGGGAAAAGCGGTTAAAACCGGCGAATTCCGGGATGATTTATATTACCGTCTAAATGCTTTCCATGTCCGAATTTCTCCCCTGAGAGAAAGACGAGAAGATATACAATTGCTGGTTAGGAAAATTTCCAGCGAATTCTGCAAACAAAATCATATTGAATTTGATGGGTTTACAGGTACGGCATTAAGAATGATTGAAAACCACGCCTGGCCTGGAAATGTCCGCGAGCTGAAAAACCTGGTGGAAAGTATTATTATCCTGGAAAAAGGAAAAAAAGTTGATGAGTCGGCTTTGGCCAAATATTTCAAATTCGACAACAATGTGGGACGAAACTTACCTGTGCCGACTCACCGTTCTTCGGAACAGGTGGAACGAGAGTTTATTTACCGCGCCCTGATGGATTTGAAATCCGAAATTACAAAATTGAGAGAAGATCTGTATCAATCGAACTATTCCGACAGCCGTCCGAAATCTTTGCCGGTTTATTCAGAGGTGCTTCCACGTGAATCTGAAACAGTCGGAGAGAACGAAAATTCAGAAGAATTTAATCTCGATGAATCTTCGTTAAATGAGGTGGAACGGTATAAGATCAATCATGCTTTAGAGAAATTTAACGGCAGCAAACGTAAAGCAGCTAGATCCCTGGGTATCAGCGAAAGAACTCTTTACAGAAAGATTAAAGAATATGAGTTGCCATTTTAG
- a CDS encoding aminopeptidase P family protein, with translation MYLRLERVRDRIAHHKLDALLISSLVNVRYLFGFTGSNAMALITPDTSFFITDRRYTQQSRQQVQNAEIIIAKKDLISELKKITAIRPRVKLGFESMHLKVKDFMQLKKTLPQIKLMASERIIEKIASVKEAEEIENVKKAGAVCGKVLKEVFPLINPGVCELEISAELSYRAKKHGSETDPFEPIVASGKRSALPHGISSAKKLEHGDLVIIDFGAVVNGYAADITRTVVLGELSLKQKEIVDVVFNALEVSESAAKPGLTGKQLDQVARDYINKRGYGDFFQHSLGHGLGLDVHELPRIGEQSSDPIEAGNVITLEPGIYDPEMGGVRIEDDFVITADGSENLTPFPREVVSV, from the coding sequence ATGTATCTTAGACTCGAGCGGGTCAGAGATCGAATTGCCCACCACAAACTCGATGCCCTCTTAATCTCCTCCCTTGTAAACGTTCGGTATTTATTTGGCTTCACCGGGTCGAACGCGATGGCCCTGATCACCCCCGATACTTCGTTTTTCATTACAGACCGCAGGTACACTCAGCAATCCCGCCAGCAAGTCCAAAACGCCGAAATCATTATCGCCAAAAAGGATCTTATCTCCGAACTTAAAAAGATAACAGCAATCAGGCCAAGAGTAAAACTGGGTTTTGAATCCATGCATCTAAAAGTTAAGGACTTCATGCAATTGAAGAAAACCTTACCGCAAATCAAATTAATGGCTTCGGAGCGAATCATTGAAAAGATCGCCAGCGTCAAAGAAGCGGAGGAAATCGAGAATGTAAAAAAAGCAGGAGCGGTTTGCGGCAAAGTTTTAAAAGAAGTTTTCCCTTTAATTAACCCGGGTGTTTGTGAACTCGAAATCTCCGCGGAATTGTCATACCGCGCGAAGAAACACGGTAGCGAGACCGATCCGTTTGAACCGATCGTTGCCAGCGGCAAGCGTTCTGCTTTACCCCATGGAATTTCTTCAGCCAAAAAATTAGAGCACGGTGATTTGGTCATCATTGATTTCGGAGCAGTTGTAAATGGCTACGCAGCAGATATTACCCGCACAGTTGTCTTGGGAGAACTCTCCCTAAAACAAAAGGAAATAGTGGACGTGGTTTTTAACGCTTTAGAAGTTTCCGAGTCGGCAGCCAAACCCGGACTCACCGGCAAGCAGTTAGATCAAGTTGCCAGAGATTACATTAACAAACGGGGCTACGGTGACTTCTTTCAGCATTCGCTAGGACACGGCCTGGGATTGGATGTGCACGAACTGCCGCGAATCGGTGAGCAGAGCAGCGATCCTATCGAAGCGGGAAATGTCATCACCCTCGAGCCGGGTATTTATGATCCGGAAATGGGAGGTGTTCGCATTGAAGACGATTTTGTAATCACCGCTGACGGAAGTGAGAATCTGACACCTTTCCCGAGAGAAGTTGTGAGTGTGTGA
- the purD gene encoding phosphoribosylamine--glycine ligase, whose protein sequence is MTILVVGGGGREHALVWKINQSPLVEKIYCAPGNPGIGAVAECVDIQQNDIDGLLNFARRKSIDLTVVGPEDPLVAGIVDEFESQGLKIFGPSKKAAEIEGSKAFSKYILDKYKIPTADCIVFDQFDEAESYLKEIEYPTVVKADGLAAGKGTFICETEAQALTAISKIMIEKTFGDSGRKVLIEKFMKGEEASILGFTDGENIVYLPSAQDHKAIFDNDEGPNTGGMGAYAPAPIITEEMFARVCKEVFEPTVKAMALEDRPYRGVLYAGLMITAEGPKVVEFNCRLGDPEAQAILPLIDFDLVEVMLRIGTGKKIVASIQLFDKWSMCVVIASGGYPADYEKGKKIFGLEKDFGEDIEIFQAGTKSAAGGTVVSNGGRVLGVTAIADDFQSVREKAYWAVGKITFDKAYYRRDIGVKALRHLKS, encoded by the coding sequence ATGACTATTTTGGTTGTTGGCGGCGGCGGGCGTGAACACGCACTGGTTTGGAAAATAAACCAAAGTCCTCTTGTTGAAAAAATATATTGCGCTCCCGGAAACCCGGGAATTGGGGCGGTGGCCGAATGCGTTGATATTCAACAGAATGACATAGACGGATTATTAAATTTTGCACGCAGGAAGTCGATTGATCTCACTGTGGTTGGTCCCGAAGATCCACTTGTCGCAGGCATTGTGGATGAGTTTGAGTCGCAAGGATTAAAAATATTTGGCCCGTCCAAAAAAGCTGCTGAGATAGAAGGAAGTAAAGCATTTTCCAAATATATCCTTGACAAATATAAAATACCAACTGCCGATTGCATCGTCTTTGATCAGTTCGATGAAGCCGAGAGCTATTTGAAAGAAATAGAGTACCCGACGGTCGTCAAAGCCGACGGTCTGGCTGCCGGTAAAGGCACATTTATTTGCGAAACAGAAGCCCAGGCGTTAACCGCAATTAGCAAAATCATGATTGAAAAAACCTTCGGTGACTCGGGAAGAAAAGTTCTCATTGAAAAATTCATGAAGGGGGAGGAAGCGTCAATTCTGGGTTTCACGGACGGCGAAAACATAGTCTATTTACCTTCGGCGCAAGATCACAAGGCCATATTTGATAACGATGAAGGGCCAAATACCGGCGGCATGGGAGCCTACGCACCAGCCCCGATTATCACCGAGGAAATGTTCGCGCGCGTTTGCAAAGAAGTTTTTGAACCGACGGTTAAGGCCATGGCTTTAGAGGACCGGCCATACCGCGGTGTTTTATATGCCGGTCTAATGATCACGGCAGAGGGTCCTAAAGTTGTAGAATTTAATTGCAGACTCGGCGATCCGGAAGCTCAGGCAATTTTGCCTTTAATTGACTTCGATTTGGTTGAGGTGATGTTAAGGATCGGGACCGGTAAAAAAATTGTTGCCAGTATTCAGCTTTTTGATAAATGGTCGATGTGTGTAGTGATTGCTTCAGGGGGGTATCCCGCAGATTATGAAAAAGGCAAAAAAATTTTCGGGCTGGAAAAGGACTTTGGAGAGGATATTGAGATTTTTCAGGCCGGTACCAAAAGCGCAGCAGGCGGCACCGTCGTTTCAAACGGCGGTAGAGTTTTAGGAGTAACCGCCATAGCTGATGATTTTCAGTCTGTGCGCGAAAAGGCATATTGGGCGGTTGGAAAAATCACATTTGACAAAGCTTATTACAGACGCGACATCGGCGTGAAAGCACTACGTCATTTAAAATCGTAA
- a CDS encoding LptE family protein, which yields MSCHFRKKTLSCFQTFLIFGAIFAFQSGCGPYSFSSSGASHLKTVAVPIFQDQTSEFGIKEKLTDEVIEQFTRDNTLRLSDRRNADSLIEGKIVRVHDQAGAFTSDESVKDIKVFITVNIKYEDLKKRKTIWEEEITEWGTFNPDEETRETGIDEAIGKIATEILNRSVSGW from the coding sequence ATGAGTTGCCATTTTAGAAAAAAAACGTTATCCTGTTTTCAAACTTTCTTAATCTTTGGTGCGATATTTGCATTTCAATCTGGGTGTGGTCCTTATTCTTTTTCCAGTTCCGGCGCGTCACATTTAAAAACGGTTGCCGTTCCTATTTTTCAGGATCAGACCTCCGAGTTTGGCATCAAAGAAAAGCTAACGGATGAAGTAATAGAACAATTTACCCGAGATAACACCCTTCGTCTGAGCGATCGCCGAAACGCAGATTCTCTAATTGAAGGGAAAATTGTCAGAGTCCATGACCAGGCCGGTGCATTTACCAGCGACGAATCTGTAAAAGATATTAAGGTTTTTATCACAGTCAACATAAAATACGAGGACCTGAAGAAACGCAAAACAATCTGGGAAGAAGAGATCACAGAATGGGGAACGTTTAATCCGGATGAAGAGACTCGCGAAACAGGAATCGATGAGGCAATTGGTAAGATAGCAACAGAAATCTTAAATCGATCTGTGTCCGGTTGGTAA
- a CDS encoding glycosyltransferase — translation MAKDHKKASKAELKKVLILAYYFPPLGMGGTQRPAKFVKYLPEFNWTPFVITVKDVAYYAKDPSLLKDVKGAQVFRTDSLDPQRLLTLFTSHNSNSPGHNKDWTTRSLQTFNKILSYFFIPDLKIFWLPFAILRAIKIINRENITCVFTTSPPHSLQLTGLLLKKIKGLPWVIDFRDGWSNGNFQKEPTAIHKWLNRFWERRVLAAADEVIGVSSQMLEDFKSKSLGHPSKFHTIPNGFDTEDLPEIEPNSANEKFTIVYCGTISAISPVDSFLSALSLLLNNRPDLRKEILFKFIGIDLTGALESLAGQLNLNDVIQEDGYLYHRKAFEEIVKADLLLYPVGNSASKDFIPGKTFEYLASRHAVLAIGPRVAGTEILEKYSSVESVSHEKIDAIEQAIFKYYSEFKNNLEPSLHQKDISQFERKNQTKILAKILDKVVRK, via the coding sequence ATGGCAAAAGATCACAAAAAAGCTTCTAAAGCGGAATTGAAAAAGGTGCTGATTTTAGCCTACTATTTTCCACCTTTAGGGATGGGGGGAACCCAACGTCCGGCAAAGTTTGTCAAATACCTGCCCGAGTTTAATTGGACGCCTTTTGTTATTACCGTAAAGGATGTCGCTTATTATGCAAAGGATCCCTCACTTTTAAAAGATGTCAAGGGCGCACAAGTTTTTCGAACCGATTCCCTTGATCCGCAACGCTTACTGACCCTCTTTACTTCTCATAACTCGAATTCACCCGGTCATAACAAAGACTGGACAACCAGAAGCCTGCAAACATTCAACAAAATCCTTTCCTATTTTTTCATTCCGGACCTCAAAATTTTTTGGCTGCCGTTTGCAATTTTAAGGGCCATTAAAATAATCAATCGCGAGAATATCACTTGTGTTTTCACGACGTCACCACCGCATTCACTGCAACTTACGGGACTTTTGTTAAAAAAAATCAAAGGACTTCCATGGGTTATCGATTTCAGGGATGGTTGGTCAAATGGTAATTTTCAAAAAGAACCGACTGCTATTCACAAATGGTTAAACCGGTTTTGGGAGAGGCGCGTTCTGGCGGCGGCCGATGAGGTGATCGGGGTTTCTTCACAAATGCTTGAGGATTTTAAAAGTAAATCTTTAGGGCATCCCTCAAAATTTCATACGATTCCTAACGGCTTTGATACGGAAGACTTGCCAGAAATCGAACCGAATTCCGCAAACGAAAAATTCACCATCGTTTATTGTGGAACGATTTCGGCCATTTCACCGGTAGACAGTTTTTTGAGCGCTCTTTCACTCCTGTTGAATAACCGACCTGACCTGAGAAAGGAGATTTTATTCAAATTTATCGGCATCGATTTAACCGGTGCTCTTGAATCTCTAGCAGGCCAATTGAATCTGAATGACGTTATCCAAGAGGATGGATATCTCTATCATCGGAAGGCTTTTGAAGAGATAGTTAAGGCCGACCTTTTATTGTATCCGGTGGGGAACTCGGCTAGCAAGGATTTTATTCCGGGCAAAACGTTTGAATATTTGGCCTCCCGCCACGCCGTTCTTGCCATAGGGCCGCGTGTTGCAGGAACGGAAATTTTAGAAAAATATAGTTCGGTAGAATCGGTGAGCCATGAAAAAATCGACGCAATCGAGCAGGCTATTTTTAAATATTATTCCGAATTCAAAAACAATTTAGAACCCAGTCTCCACCAAAAGGATATTTCACAATTTGAGAGAAAGAACCAAACGAAAATTCTGGCGAAAATCTTAGACAAAGTTGTCCGGAAATAA
- a CDS encoding NUDIX hydrolase N-terminal domain-containing protein, translating to MQNHWLEWARKIKALSQVGKTYTKDPYDLERYSQLEALVQEIFAKAGGKNITEVSDFFFLDEGYATPKIDLRSGAIKDNKILLVKERSNEKWVLPGGWADVCESGKEGIEREEFEESGFKVTATKLVAIKDRNKWAYRSHFVAA from the coding sequence ATGCAGAATCACTGGCTGGAATGGGCCCGGAAAATTAAAGCACTCTCTCAAGTTGGCAAAACTTATACTAAAGACCCATACGACTTAGAGCGCTACAGTCAGTTAGAAGCACTTGTTCAGGAAATCTTTGCCAAGGCCGGAGGGAAAAATATCACGGAAGTGAGTGACTTCTTCTTTCTCGATGAAGGATACGCCACCCCCAAAATTGATTTAAGAAGCGGGGCCATCAAAGACAACAAAATCTTGCTGGTCAAAGAAAGATCAAATGAAAAATGGGTCCTGCCCGGCGGCTGGGCCGACGTTTGTGAATCCGGCAAGGAAGGCATAGAACGAGAAGAATTCGAAGAGTCCGGGTTTAAGGTTACGGCAACCAAGCTTGTTGCAATAAAAGATCGAAATAAGTGGGCCTACCGATCTCATTTCGTCGCCGCTTGA
- the uvrB gene encoding excinuclease ABC subunit UvrB — protein QPEAYVVSSDTYIEKDTSINDEIDRLRLKATSSLLSRDDVIIVASVSCIYGLGNPEDYKHELLILERGQKMERNRILTQLVDSYYTRNDFEFSRGTFRVRGDVVEIFPAYEQEALRIELFGDEIEQISVVNTITGEILSTQETAAIYPAKHFVTPQKKIQSAIVAIREELAERLAVFRTQEKLLEAQRLEMRTRYDLEMLQELGHCNGVENYSRHLSGRKEGQRPYTLIDYFSEDFLTIIDESHATIPQVNAMYHGDRSRKETLVEHGFRLPSALDNRPLTFEEFNGMMSQMVFISATPADYELEKCKGVVVEQIIRPTGLMDPKIFVRPVKQQIDDLIAEIRECVKREDRVLVTTLTKRMAEDLTDYLAGMDVRVRYLHSEIDALKRVEILRDLRLAEFDVLVGVNLLREGLDLPEVSLVAVLDADKEGFLRSARSLMQISGRASRNVAGKVIFYGDRMTDSMKRTIEETNRRREIQAKYNEEHGIMPKSVYKSYEQVMSATRVADIKAEKWGKGRSTSISETNWKKLSPLEKEEMLDRFEKEMLECARKLEFERAAELRDEMDRLTGKKKFVWS, from the coding sequence TTTCCTGTATTTACGGTTTGGGCAATCCGGAAGATTATAAGCATGAGCTGCTGATTTTGGAGCGCGGCCAGAAAATGGAAAGAAACCGCATTTTAACACAACTCGTTGACAGTTATTATACCCGTAATGATTTTGAATTCAGCCGCGGAACTTTTCGAGTGCGCGGCGACGTCGTGGAAATTTTCCCCGCTTATGAACAGGAAGCCCTGCGCATTGAATTATTTGGCGACGAAATAGAGCAAATTAGCGTGGTTAACACGATAACGGGCGAGATTCTCTCCACTCAGGAGACAGCGGCAATTTATCCGGCCAAACATTTTGTGACCCCGCAGAAAAAAATTCAGAGTGCGATAGTTGCCATCCGTGAAGAATTGGCCGAAAGACTGGCGGTCTTTCGCACACAGGAAAAACTTCTTGAAGCTCAACGCCTGGAAATGAGAACGAGGTACGATCTGGAAATGCTGCAGGAATTGGGGCATTGCAATGGTGTCGAGAATTATTCGCGCCACCTGTCAGGGCGGAAAGAGGGGCAAAGACCTTACACCTTAATCGATTATTTTTCTGAAGATTTTTTGACAATTATAGATGAATCGCATGCTACCATTCCGCAGGTGAACGCGATGTATCACGGTGATCGGTCGCGTAAGGAAACTTTGGTAGAACATGGATTTCGTTTACCTTCGGCCTTGGATAACCGTCCCCTCACTTTTGAAGAGTTTAATGGAATGATGAGCCAGATGGTTTTTATTTCCGCGACTCCTGCCGACTACGAACTTGAGAAATGCAAAGGGGTCGTGGTCGAGCAAATCATTCGCCCGACCGGGCTTATGGATCCGAAAATCTTTGTTAGGCCGGTAAAGCAGCAAATTGATGATTTGATCGCTGAAATTCGTGAGTGCGTCAAGCGGGAAGACAGAGTTCTGGTCACGACTTTGACTAAAAGAATGGCCGAAGATTTGACGGACTATTTAGCCGGGATGGATGTTCGCGTCCGCTATTTGCATTCCGAAATCGATGCTTTAAAGCGCGTTGAAATTTTGCGAGATCTTCGTTTGGCTGAGTTCGATGTTTTAGTTGGGGTTAATTTGCTTCGTGAGGGTTTGGACTTACCCGAAGTCTCACTCGTCGCGGTCTTGGATGCTGACAAAGAGGGTTTCCTTCGTTCTGCGCGTTCGCTGATGCAAATCTCCGGCCGGGCATCGCGGAATGTGGCCGGTAAAGTCATTTTTTATGGCGATCGAATGACCGATTCTATGAAACGTACCATCGAAGAGACGAATCGCCGCCGGGAGATTCAGGCCAAGTATAATGAAGAGCACGGTATCATGCCGAAATCGGTTTATAAATCCTATGAACAAGTTATGAGCGCGACGCGGGTCGCGGATATCAAAGCGGAAAAATGGGGAAAAGGCAGAAGCACAAGTATTAGCGAGACCAATTGGAAAAAGCTTTCTCCTTTAGAAAAAGAAGAAATGTTGGATCGCTTTGAAAAAGAAATGCTGGAATGCGCCCGAAAACTTGAATTTGAAAGAGCCGCGGAATTGCGTGATGAGATGGACCGCCTGACCGGCAAAAAGAAATTCGTATGGAGTTAA
- a CDS encoding NAD-dependent epimerase/dehydratase family protein: MKILVTGGAGFIGSHIVDAYIAQGHEVVVVDDLSSGRKENLNPKAEFLEINIQDDRIEEIFTNGQFDVVNHHAAQMDVRKSVADPKFDAQINVLGTLNLLENCVRTKVKKIIFASTGGAIYGEQDYFPADEEHPTWPISPYGITKLAGEKYIHYYKEVHGLSHVILRYSNVYGPRQNPHGEAGVVAIFSERFLQNNEHPVINGDGKQTRDYVYVGDLVRANVLALNYEKSDIFNIGTSVEADVNKLYRLLNDHTGANMEEFHGPAKAGEQMRSCLSFAKAERILGWKPEVELNQGLKNTVEYFKEKN, from the coding sequence ATGAAAATTTTAGTCACCGGCGGAGCTGGTTTTATTGGGTCTCACATTGTAGATGCTTACATCGCTCAAGGACATGAAGTCGTGGTCGTGGACGATCTTTCCTCGGGCAGGAAAGAAAACCTGAACCCTAAAGCAGAATTTCTTGAAATAAATATCCAGGACGACCGCATTGAAGAAATCTTCACGAACGGTCAGTTCGATGTTGTCAATCATCATGCTGCCCAAATGGATGTACGAAAATCGGTTGCAGATCCGAAGTTCGATGCTCAAATCAATGTCCTGGGTACGCTAAATTTACTCGAGAATTGCGTTCGGACAAAAGTGAAAAAAATCATTTTTGCTTCGACCGGCGGCGCAATTTACGGCGAACAAGACTATTTTCCTGCAGACGAAGAACATCCAACCTGGCCGATTTCGCCTTATGGCATTACCAAACTGGCAGGTGAAAAATACATTCATTATTATAAGGAAGTTCACGGACTATCCCACGTTATTTTGCGCTACTCAAATGTATACGGCCCCAGACAAAATCCCCACGGCGAAGCCGGTGTGGTGGCCATTTTTTCTGAAAGATTTTTGCAAAATAATGAGCACCCAGTCATAAACGGCGACGGCAAACAAACCCGCGACTATGTTTATGTCGGTGATTTGGTACGTGCTAACGTCCTGGCTTTAAATTATGAAAAGAGCGATATTTTTAACATTGGAACATCGGTAGAAGCTGACGTGAATAAGTTATACCGATTGCTCAATGATCATACAGGTGCAAACATGGAAGAATTTCACGGACCGGCCAAAGCGGGCGAACAGATGCGCAGTTGTCTGTCTTTTGCAAAAGCAGAACGAATTCTCGGCTGGAAACCTGAGGTAGAATTGAACCAGGGGTTAAAAAATACCGTAGAATACTTCAAAGAAAAAAATTAA
- a CDS encoding STAS domain-containing protein, giving the protein MEQNTQVETRVQNEVGIIDIVGEVTSFSEKILEEAYEKLTADGIKKIGFNFKNVSYINSAGMAIIISVLTKSRARDQVLCSWGLTDHFQKIFDMVGITKYMDHKQSEEEALKGF; this is encoded by the coding sequence ATGGAACAAAACACCCAGGTGGAAACGCGGGTACAAAATGAAGTCGGAATAATCGATATCGTTGGAGAAGTTACCAGCTTTTCTGAAAAAATATTAGAAGAGGCGTACGAGAAACTCACAGCAGACGGGATAAAAAAAATCGGCTTTAATTTCAAAAATGTCTCTTACATAAATAGCGCCGGCATGGCCATTATTATTAGTGTTCTAACCAAGAGCCGTGCACGCGATCAAGTTTTGTGCAGCTGGGGGCTCACCGATCATTTTCAAAAGATATTTGATATGGTGGGAATTACCAAATATATGGATCATAAACAAAGCGAAGAAGAAGCTTTAAAAGGATTTTGA